A portion of the Algimonas porphyrae genome contains these proteins:
- the trpA gene encoding tryptophan synthase subunit alpha, translated as MSARIDAVFAKDRPAFVAYIMGGDPDAETSQRVMNALPDAGVDIIELGFPFTDPMADGPVIEEAGIRARKAGATLTSVLEMAKTFRAQDTDTPIILMGYANPVYQMGYEAFSDAASLAGVDGAIIVDLPPEEDGPLRQAMDARDMSLIRLATPTTDAARLPLVVSGSSGFVYYVSMTGVTGGALESGGSVAEQVARVRDAANLPVIVGFGVKTPDRAAEIGRDADGVVVGSAIVRALHEDGETKALELVRSLADATHAAR; from the coding sequence GTGAGCGCCCGCATCGATGCCGTCTTCGCGAAGGATCGTCCGGCCTTTGTCGCCTACATAATGGGTGGCGACCCGGACGCTGAGACATCGCAGCGTGTGATGAACGCACTCCCCGATGCTGGCGTCGACATCATTGAGCTTGGCTTTCCCTTCACCGATCCCATGGCGGATGGTCCCGTAATTGAAGAGGCCGGCATCAGGGCTCGCAAGGCCGGCGCCACGCTCACCTCCGTTCTGGAGATGGCGAAAACGTTTCGGGCTCAGGACACAGATACGCCGATCATTCTGATGGGCTATGCTAACCCCGTCTATCAAATGGGCTATGAGGCATTTTCCGATGCAGCATCCCTTGCAGGCGTCGACGGTGCCATCATTGTCGATCTCCCGCCTGAAGAAGACGGACCGCTACGCCAAGCCATGGATGCCAGAGATATGTCGCTGATCCGTCTTGCAACACCGACAACGGATGCTGCGCGTCTCCCCCTTGTCGTCTCCGGCAGTTCCGGTTTCGTCTATTATGTCAGCATGACGGGCGTGACAGGCGGCGCACTCGAGAGCGGTGGGTCAGTCGCTGAGCAAGTGGCACGTGTACGCGATGCGGCCAACCTTCCCGTTATCGTCGGCTTCGGTGTCAAGACGCCGGACCGCGCTGCCGAAATCGGGCGCGATGCGGACGGTGTCGTTGTCGGGTCGGCGATCGTCCGGGCACTTCATGAGGACGGCGAAACGAAAGCGTTGGAACTGGTCAGGTCGCTGGCCGATGCGACCCATGCTGCGCGTTAG
- the typA gene encoding translational GTPase TypA: MSEQIKHLRNVAIVAHVDHGKTTLVDKLLRQSGTLDERGEQAERVMDSGDIEKERGITILAKNTAIRWTAPDGQEWRINIVDTPGHADFGGEVERVLTMVDSVVLLVDAVEGPMPQTTFVTRKALEHGLKPIVVVNKVDRQGARPDWVVDQTFDLFDRLGATDEQMDFPTVFASAINGWATHDAGETGTDMTPLFETIVQHAPVPNVDPDGPLQLQVSALDYDSYKGVIGIGRIQRGTISRGMPVIVAAADGTERKAKVGQIFGFMGLERVETEQATAGDIVTFTGIEKIGISDTLCDPEMVEGLPQLSVDEPTLSMTFQVNDSPFAGREGKYVTSRNIKDRLDRELIHNVALRVEQLSEADKFRVSGRGELHLSILIENMRREGYEVAISRPEVINREIDGVLCEPWETLTIDLEAGTEGAVIQRLNERKGDLKNMQPDGQGRVRLDYDIPTRGLIGFRGDFMTLTSGNGLMYHNFDRYAPRAKAGIGRRQKGALIANSTGKALAFALWNLQERGKLFIGHATEVYEGMVIGVNSRDNDLTVNPLKGKKLTNVRAAGSDEAVVLVTPIETTLEFALEFINDDELVEVTPESVRIRKRYLLEHERKKDQRAREALETDG, from the coding sequence ATGTCCGAACAGATCAAACACCTCCGCAACGTCGCGATCGTTGCGCATGTCGACCATGGCAAGACGACACTCGTCGACAAGCTGCTGCGCCAGAGCGGCACGCTGGACGAGCGTGGCGAGCAGGCCGAGCGCGTCATGGATAGTGGCGACATCGAAAAAGAGCGCGGCATCACCATTCTGGCCAAGAATACGGCGATCCGTTGGACGGCTCCGGATGGACAGGAATGGCGGATCAATATCGTCGATACACCGGGACACGCCGACTTTGGCGGCGAGGTCGAGCGCGTCCTGACCATGGTCGATTCGGTCGTGCTGCTGGTCGATGCCGTTGAAGGCCCGATGCCGCAGACAACCTTCGTGACCCGCAAGGCGCTGGAACATGGTCTGAAACCCATCGTGGTCGTCAACAAAGTCGACCGTCAGGGCGCGCGTCCCGACTGGGTGGTCGATCAGACTTTCGACCTGTTCGACCGGCTGGGGGCGACGGATGAGCAGATGGATTTCCCGACCGTGTTCGCGTCTGCGATCAATGGCTGGGCGACGCATGATGCGGGCGAAACCGGTACGGATATGACGCCCCTGTTCGAGACGATCGTCCAGCATGCGCCGGTTCCGAATGTCGATCCGGACGGGCCGCTGCAGCTACAGGTCAGCGCGCTCGATTATGACAGCTATAAGGGAGTCATCGGCATTGGCCGGATTCAGCGCGGCACGATCAGCCGGGGCATGCCTGTCATTGTTGCGGCCGCAGATGGGACGGAACGCAAGGCCAAGGTCGGCCAGATTTTTGGCTTTATGGGTCTGGAACGGGTCGAAACCGAACAAGCCACGGCGGGCGATATCGTCACCTTTACCGGGATCGAAAAGATCGGAATTTCCGATACGCTGTGCGATCCGGAAATGGTCGAGGGCCTGCCGCAGCTCTCCGTCGATGAGCCGACCCTGTCCATGACCTTCCAGGTTAATGACAGCCCGTTTGCCGGTCGGGAGGGCAAATATGTCACCTCGCGCAATATCAAGGACCGGCTGGACCGGGAACTGATCCACAATGTCGCGCTACGCGTCGAGCAACTATCCGAGGCGGACAAGTTCCGCGTATCGGGCCGGGGCGAGCTGCATTTGTCAATCCTGATCGAGAACATGCGCCGTGAGGGTTATGAAGTCGCCATTTCGAGACCCGAAGTCATCAACCGTGAAATAGACGGCGTTCTCTGCGAGCCGTGGGAAACGCTGACGATTGATCTGGAAGCAGGCACGGAAGGTGCGGTCATTCAGCGCTTGAACGAACGCAAGGGTGATCTGAAGAACATGCAGCCCGACGGGCAGGGGCGTGTGCGTTTGGACTATGATATTCCGACGCGCGGCCTGATCGGTTTCCGCGGGGATTTCATGACGCTGACATCCGGCAACGGTCTGATGTATCACAATTTCGACCGCTACGCGCCGCGGGCCAAGGCGGGCATCGGGCGGCGCCAGAAGGGCGCGCTGATTGCCAACTCGACCGGCAAGGCGCTCGCCTTTGCGCTCTGGAACCTGCAGGAACGCGGCAAGCTGTTCATCGGCCATGCGACCGAAGTCTATGAAGGTATGGTGATTGGCGTAAACAGCCGCGACAATGACCTGACCGTCAATCCGCTCAAAGGCAAAAAGCTGACCAATGTTCGCGCCGCTGGGTCGGACGAAGCGGTCGTGCTGGTCACGCCGATCGAGACGACGCTCGAATTCGCGCTGGAATTCATTAATGATGACGAGCTGGTCGAAGTCACGCCGGAGAGTGTTCGGATCCGCAAGCGTTACCTGCTGGAGCATGAGCGCAAGAAGGATCAGCGCGCTCGCGAAGCGCTGGAGACAGACGGCTAG
- a CDS encoding acyl-CoA carboxylase subunit beta, translated as MNDTPPDWSSELEQKARREKMAEAMGGQEKVERQKARGKLTARERLTALIDDDSFREIGKLAGMGRYDDTGKLITSSPSNFIYGQAQIEGRSVVASADDFTVRGGASDAAIHRKFVHAEQMAAEYGIPLIRMIDGTGGGGSVKSLEDMGYTYVPMIPGFEVVADNLQNVPVVSLALGPCAGLGAVRVVASHYSVMVKGLSQVFTAGPAIVAPLGEVLDKEGLGGSSIQTRNGVVDDEVADEAEAFARARAFLSFLPSCAGGSLPRIQSGDDPTRKDEELLSIVPRDRAQTYSMRRIVRSVMDRGSVFEIGRKWGRAAITAMARLDGWPVAVIASDPTFLGGSWTADTAQKVRRHVDLASRFGLPVVNLVDNPGFMIGLDAERAGTIRRGVETMQAIYASQVPWATVIVRKAYGVAGAAMSDHTRFQYRAAWPSGDWGSLPIEGGVEVAYQSDLAKSDDPEAELVRIKAKLAEVTSPFRTAERYAIEDIIDPRETRPFLTNFVRLAMRDQ; from the coding sequence ATGAATGACACGCCCCCAGACTGGTCTTCCGAGCTGGAACAGAAAGCCCGCCGCGAAAAGATGGCCGAGGCGATGGGTGGGCAGGAGAAGGTCGAGCGTCAGAAGGCCCGCGGGAAACTGACGGCGCGCGAGAGACTGACCGCGCTCATTGATGACGACTCGTTTCGAGAAATCGGAAAACTTGCCGGAATGGGTCGCTACGACGATACCGGCAAGCTGATCACATCGTCGCCGTCGAACTTCATTTATGGGCAGGCGCAGATCGAAGGACGGTCCGTCGTCGCGTCTGCGGATGATTTTACCGTGCGGGGCGGGGCCTCGGACGCGGCCATCCACCGGAAGTTCGTTCACGCCGAACAGATGGCGGCTGAATATGGCATCCCGCTTATCCGGATGATTGACGGCACGGGCGGCGGCGGATCGGTCAAGTCGCTCGAAGATATGGGCTACACCTATGTGCCCATGATCCCGGGTTTCGAAGTGGTCGCCGATAATCTTCAGAACGTCCCTGTCGTGTCGCTAGCGCTCGGTCCCTGTGCCGGGCTGGGGGCTGTGCGGGTTGTCGCCTCGCATTATTCGGTCATGGTCAAAGGCCTGTCACAGGTGTTTACCGCCGGTCCAGCCATCGTTGCTCCGCTTGGCGAAGTGCTAGACAAGGAGGGGCTGGGTGGGTCTTCCATTCAGACGCGTAACGGCGTTGTCGACGATGAAGTGGCCGACGAGGCGGAAGCCTTCGCTCGCGCGCGAGCCTTTCTGTCATTCCTTCCATCATGCGCGGGTGGATCGCTGCCTCGGATCCAATCCGGCGACGACCCCACGCGAAAGGATGAAGAGCTGCTGTCCATCGTTCCGCGTGACCGGGCTCAAACCTATTCGATGCGCCGCATTGTCCGGTCCGTGATGGATCGCGGCAGTGTGTTCGAGATCGGCCGTAAATGGGGCCGCGCCGCAATCACGGCGATGGCACGGCTGGATGGCTGGCCCGTGGCCGTCATTGCATCCGATCCGACATTTCTCGGCGGCTCATGGACAGCCGATACGGCGCAGAAGGTCCGTCGCCATGTCGATCTGGCCAGTCGTTTCGGCTTGCCAGTCGTCAATCTCGTCGACAATCCGGGCTTCATGATCGGCTTGGATGCGGAACGGGCCGGGACCATCCGGCGCGGCGTGGAGACGATGCAGGCCATTTATGCCAGTCAGGTTCCCTGGGCGACGGTGATCGTGCGCAAGGCCTACGGAGTTGCAGGGGCTGCCATGAGCGACCATACGCGTTTCCAATATCGGGCCGCCTGGCCGAGCGGGGACTGGGGCAGCCTGCCCATCGAAGGCGGCGTCGAAGTGGCCTATCAGTCCGATCTGGCCAAAAGCGATGATCCGGAGGCGGAACTGGTGCGGATCAAAGCGAAACTGGCGGAAGTCACCTCACCGTTCCGCACAGCGGAGCGCTACGCCATCGAGGATATTATCGACCCGCGGGAAACCCGTCCGTTCCTGACGAATTTCGTTCGTTTGGCGATGCGCGATCAGTAG
- a CDS encoding NADH:flavin oxidoreductase translates to MTNPLFTPFTLGTLELPNRIVMAPMTRSFAVDGVPGDNVAEYYARRAANDVGLLITEGTHPDRKAAGNDAGAPFFYGDALDGWKHVVARVKAEGGRIAPQLWHTGYMRKPGTGHFPDVPSESPSGVTHTGSKVAEAPSESDVVEMVESYARSAGYAKNLGFDAIEIHGAHGYLIDQFFWDIMNVREDRYGGGLPERARFAAEIIQECRKAVGPGMPIIIRISQWKQQDFTQRLAHTPHELAAFLQVMVDAGVDCFHCSQRRFWEPEFPEQEGYEDLNFAGWTKKLTGLPTITVGSVGLSGEFVAAFGGESSKPASLDRLVEMLDRGDFDLVAVGRALLQDPEWVTKIRDGREDELQDFTRESLATLY, encoded by the coding sequence ATGACCAATCCTTTATTTACGCCTTTCACGCTCGGCACGCTCGAGCTCCCCAACCGTATCGTCATGGCCCCCATGACACGCAGCTTCGCCGTCGATGGCGTACCGGGTGACAATGTCGCGGAATATTACGCACGCCGGGCCGCCAACGATGTTGGTCTGTTGATCACGGAAGGCACACATCCCGACCGGAAAGCCGCCGGCAATGATGCCGGGGCTCCCTTCTTCTACGGCGATGCGCTGGATGGCTGGAAACATGTCGTCGCGCGCGTCAAGGCCGAAGGCGGACGGATCGCCCCGCAGCTCTGGCATACGGGCTATATGCGCAAACCCGGTACAGGACATTTTCCCGATGTCCCGTCGGAGAGCCCGTCCGGCGTGACCCATACGGGCTCGAAAGTCGCGGAAGCTCCAAGCGAATCCGATGTCGTCGAAATGGTCGAAAGCTATGCCAGATCAGCTGGTTACGCCAAAAACTTGGGCTTTGATGCGATCGAGATCCACGGCGCGCATGGCTATCTGATCGATCAGTTCTTCTGGGACATCATGAATGTGCGTGAAGACCGCTATGGTGGCGGCCTGCCAGAGCGTGCCCGGTTCGCTGCTGAAATCATTCAGGAATGTCGCAAGGCCGTCGGGCCCGGAATGCCCATCATCATCCGCATTTCACAATGGAAACAGCAGGATTTCACGCAGCGTCTGGCCCACACGCCGCATGAACTGGCGGCGTTCCTTCAAGTCATGGTCGATGCGGGCGTCGATTGCTTCCATTGCTCGCAGCGCCGTTTCTGGGAACCTGAGTTTCCCGAACAGGAGGGTTATGAGGATTTGAACTTTGCGGGCTGGACCAAGAAACTCACGGGCCTCCCGACGATCACGGTCGGCAGTGTCGGCCTGTCCGGCGAATTCGTCGCGGCATTCGGGGGTGAAAGCTCCAAGCCCGCGTCACTGGACCGGTTGGTCGAAATGCTCGACCGCGGTGATTTCGATCTTGTCGCTGTCGGTCGCGCACTCCTGCAGGACCCGGAATGGGTGACGAAGATTCGCGACGGTCGCGAGGACGAGTTGCAGGACTTCACCCGTGAATCCCTGGCAACGCTCTACTGA
- a CDS encoding fumarylacetoacetate hydrolase family protein — translation MHEFVFPPAIPVSLPVVGTEQRFPVRRIYCIGRNYADHIKEMGGDPARSEPVVFTKAAEAIVPSGSEITYPPNTSDMHFEVELIAAIGPDGVFGYGVGIDLTRRDLQASAKSKGGPWSRAKNFASSAPCSALTPADQVELGDAHIVLRKNGEIVQHGRLSDMIWSVEEIIDQIASDMDLAPGDLIFTGTPDGVGPAVAGDDLEGGIEGLEPIRIRII, via the coding sequence ATGCACGAATTCGTTTTCCCGCCCGCCATTCCCGTATCTCTGCCCGTCGTCGGCACGGAGCAGCGTTTTCCGGTTCGTCGCATCTATTGTATCGGTCGCAACTACGCCGATCACATCAAGGAAATGGGCGGTGATCCGGCCCGGTCTGAACCTGTTGTTTTCACCAAGGCCGCCGAGGCGATTGTGCCGAGCGGGTCGGAAATCACCTATCCGCCTAACACGTCCGACATGCATTTCGAAGTCGAACTGATCGCGGCGATCGGTCCAGACGGTGTGTTCGGTTACGGCGTCGGTATCGATCTGACGCGGCGTGACTTGCAGGCGTCTGCCAAATCCAAGGGTGGTCCCTGGTCCCGCGCGAAGAATTTTGCTTCCTCCGCGCCATGTTCGGCGTTGACACCCGCCGATCAGGTCGAACTCGGCGATGCACATATCGTCCTGCGCAAGAACGGCGAGATCGTACAGCATGGCCGTCTCTCCGACATGATCTGGTCGGTCGAAGAAATCATCGACCAGATCGCCAGTGATATGGACCTCGCCCCCGGCGATCTGATCTTTACCGGGACACCTGACGGTGTTGGCCCTGCCGTTGCGGGAGATGACCTCGAAGGCGGTATCGAAGGACTGGAACCCATCAGGATCAGGATAATCTGA
- a CDS encoding winged helix-turn-helix domain-containing protein, with translation MTGSEPAIDIEAIDDVIHGRLRLGVMAYLSAISPASFPELRDKTGATNGNLSTHLTKLEQAGYVRQEKGFKGKRPQTLVHLTPEGRDAWIDYLNAMKALLGSA, from the coding sequence GTGACTGGCTCTGAACCTGCTATCGACATTGAGGCGATTGATGATGTTATCCATGGTCGTCTGAGGCTTGGTGTCATGGCCTATCTCTCGGCAATCTCTCCCGCCAGTTTTCCCGAGCTACGAGATAAAACAGGGGCGACCAATGGCAATCTGTCGACCCATTTGACCAAACTCGAACAGGCCGGCTACGTACGACAGGAGAAAGGTTTCAAGGGCAAGCGACCACAAACGCTGGTCCATCTGACGCCAGAAGGTCGAGATGCCTGGATCGATTATCTGAATGCGATGAAGGCGTTGCTGGGCTCTGCATAA
- a CDS encoding SIMPL domain-containing protein: MSRLISSAVFLAAFALPLTATPSIAKAHDGAKSMPGVIHVTASATTDTVPDRATVSAGVQTNGKTAQEAMRLNAELMQNVFRALSQAGVPEDDVSTSYLNLNPQYNYETRVNGQPQLVGYQASNQIAITTRDLDSVGRLINSLLSAGVNNINNVQFSVTNTDAAQDRARTQAITKARRKAQSMASAAGVDLGRLVSLTEGSAPTPGPYYAMGASAVRNESMDMAPPLAPGQREIRATVTLSYAIAD; encoded by the coding sequence ATGTCCCGTCTGATCTCATCCGCCGTTTTCCTGGCCGCCTTTGCTCTTCCTCTCACCGCCACGCCTTCAATCGCGAAGGCTCATGACGGCGCGAAGTCAATGCCGGGCGTCATTCATGTCACCGCGTCTGCGACGACGGATACGGTCCCGGACCGGGCCACCGTGTCAGCCGGCGTGCAAACCAACGGCAAGACGGCACAGGAAGCCATGCGACTGAATGCCGAACTGATGCAGAATGTCTTCCGCGCTCTGTCGCAGGCCGGTGTTCCTGAAGATGATGTCTCAACATCCTATCTGAACCTCAACCCGCAGTATAATTACGAGACGCGTGTCAACGGACAACCCCAACTAGTCGGGTATCAGGCGAGCAATCAGATCGCGATCACCACACGCGATCTTGATTCCGTCGGCCGTCTGATCAATTCGCTACTGAGCGCTGGCGTCAACAATATCAACAATGTGCAGTTTTCCGTCACCAACACGGATGCGGCGCAAGATCGGGCCCGAACGCAGGCCATCACGAAGGCGCGGCGCAAGGCTCAATCCATGGCATCCGCCGCTGGCGTCGATCTTGGACGTCTCGTCTCGCTGACCGAGGGCTCGGCCCCCACTCCGGGACCTTATTACGCGATGGGTGCCTCTGCCGTCCGCAATGAGAGCATGGACATGGCCCCGCCGCTCGCCCCGGGACAGCGCGAGATCCGCGCCACCGTCACGCTCAGCTACGCGATCGCCGACTAG
- the trpB gene encoding tryptophan synthase subunit beta, with translation MNESWPDERGRFGDYGGRFVAETLMPPILSLEKAYEDAKADPAFQAEFDDFMTHYVGRPSPLYFAERLTDHAGGARIYFKRDELNHTGAHKINNCLGQLLLAKRMGKRRIIAETGAGQHGVATATVAARLGIDCIVYMGATDIVRQKPNVFRMRLLGAEVRAVHSGTATLKDAMNEALRDWVTNVSDTFYCIGTVAGPHPYPAMVRDFQAVIGHEARAQVLEREGRLPDAVVACIGGGSNAMGLFHAFVPDTDVRLIGVEAAGRGVKSGLHAASLNGGKPGILHGNRTYLLQDENGQIADAHSISAGLDYPGIGPEHAHLHDIGRAEYVSATDDEALEHFQLCAKLEGILPALEPSHAIPRTLDLAKELGPDGLIIMNMCGRGDKDVFTIADALGEDIAEGTEA, from the coding sequence ATGAACGAAAGCTGGCCTGACGAACGCGGGCGCTTTGGCGACTATGGCGGTCGGTTTGTCGCCGAAACGCTAATGCCGCCGATCCTGTCGCTCGAAAAAGCGTATGAGGACGCCAAGGCCGATCCGGCCTTTCAGGCAGAATTCGACGATTTCATGACCCATTATGTCGGTCGCCCTTCCCCGCTCTACTTCGCGGAACGGCTGACGGATCATGCAGGCGGCGCACGCATCTATTTCAAGCGCGATGAACTGAACCATACGGGCGCGCACAAGATCAACAACTGTCTCGGCCAACTCCTCCTCGCCAAGCGCATGGGTAAGCGCCGTATCATCGCCGAAACGGGCGCCGGCCAGCACGGGGTTGCGACTGCTACGGTTGCCGCGCGGCTTGGTATTGACTGCATCGTCTATATGGGTGCGACCGACATCGTCCGGCAGAAACCCAATGTCTTCCGCATGCGCCTGCTCGGTGCGGAAGTGCGGGCCGTGCATAGCGGCACGGCGACACTCAAGGACGCGATGAACGAGGCGTTGCGCGACTGGGTCACGAATGTCTCAGATACATTCTACTGCATCGGCACGGTGGCGGGGCCGCACCCCTATCCGGCCATGGTTCGCGATTTCCAGGCGGTGATCGGCCATGAAGCCCGGGCGCAAGTGCTGGAGCGTGAAGGCCGACTGCCTGACGCTGTCGTGGCCTGCATTGGGGGCGGCTCCAACGCGATGGGTCTGTTCCATGCTTTCGTGCCTGACACGGATGTTCGTCTGATCGGTGTCGAAGCTGCTGGGCGTGGCGTGAAAAGTGGGCTGCATGCAGCGTCACTCAATGGCGGGAAGCCGGGCATTCTGCATGGCAACAGGACCTATCTTCTGCAGGATGAGAACGGACAGATCGCCGATGCGCACTCGATTTCGGCGGGTCTGGACTATCCCGGCATCGGTCCCGAACACGCCCATCTGCATGACATCGGTCGCGCCGAATATGTCAGCGCGACGGACGATGAGGCGCTGGAACATTTTCAACTCTGCGCCAAGCTTGAAGGGATCCTGCCCGCGCTGGAACCTAGTCACGCCATACCGCGCACGCTGGATCTCGCAAAAGAGCTAGGACCCGACGGGCTCATCATCATGAATATGTGCGGTCGCGGCGACAAGGATGTCTTCACCATCGCCGATGCGCTCGGCGAGGACATTGCGGAAGGAACGGAAGCGTGA
- a CDS encoding phosphoribosylanthranilate isomerase — MQTQVKICGLTRPDDVAVAVDAGADYLGFIVEVKSARRLSVAQAAALIDGVRINKVAVTGDPSDTVVADIKAAGFTHIQLHGFETLARVAQIARTGLSVIKAVPVDSRDDVALATDYSGSADLVLFDAKPPKGAPKDAPRGGHGLRFDWSILKGAALPKQWILAGGLDPDNLAQAIRRTHAPIVDVASGVEISPGVKDPALIKAFIAQAKGMDRHG; from the coding sequence ATGCAGACACAGGTTAAAATCTGCGGGCTGACCCGTCCGGACGATGTCGCAGTCGCGGTAGACGCGGGCGCGGATTATCTGGGCTTCATCGTCGAGGTGAAAAGCGCGCGCAGACTGTCCGTCGCGCAGGCCGCAGCTCTAATAGACGGTGTCCGGATCAATAAAGTTGCCGTTACCGGCGATCCGTCGGACACAGTTGTAGCCGACATCAAGGCGGCTGGCTTCACGCATATTCAACTACACGGCTTCGAGACACTGGCACGCGTGGCCCAAATCGCGCGGACAGGCTTGTCAGTGATCAAGGCGGTACCTGTAGACAGTCGTGACGACGTGGCCCTCGCAACCGATTATAGCGGCTCTGCAGATCTGGTTCTATTCGACGCTAAGCCGCCCAAAGGCGCACCCAAGGATGCCCCGCGCGGTGGACATGGACTGCGCTTCGACTGGTCGATATTGAAAGGCGCAGCCCTGCCGAAACAATGGATCCTGGCAGGCGGCCTGGATCCAGACAATCTGGCGCAGGCAATTCGACGAACTCATGCGCCAATTGTGGATGTTGCGTCTGGTGTCGAAATTTCGCCCGGCGTAAAGGATCCAGCCTTGATTAAAGCGTTCATCGCGCAAGCGAAGGGAATGGACAGACATGGATAG
- a CDS encoding haloalkane dehalogenase encodes MEILRTPDERFENLPDYAFQPHYAELKSGLRLHYIDEGPRDARPVVMMHGEPSWSYLYRHMIPPVADGGYRVIAPDLIGFGKSDKPAALQDYSYDAHVGWMLEWFDSLDLTGVVLFCQDWGGLIGLRLVAARPERFSAVVAGNTMLPTGQGTPSEAFLQWQQFSQTVPEFPTGKILQGATVRELSEAEVAAYDAPYPNEVYKAGARIFPALVPTAEDNPGAADNRQAWTVLSQWEKPFVTCFSDQDPVTKGGDAIFQKRVPGTKDQPHRVIKGGGHFLQEDKPDELAALILDVASKL; translated from the coding sequence ATGGAAATTCTGCGCACACCGGATGAGAGATTTGAGAATTTGCCGGATTATGCATTTCAGCCGCACTATGCAGAGCTGAAAAGCGGGCTGCGGCTGCATTATATCGACGAGGGCCCGCGGGATGCCCGCCCTGTTGTGATGATGCATGGCGAACCGAGCTGGTCCTATCTCTATCGGCACATGATTCCGCCGGTCGCAGATGGAGGCTACCGCGTTATCGCTCCGGATCTGATCGGTTTCGGAAAGTCGGACAAGCCCGCCGCCTTGCAGGATTATAGCTATGACGCGCATGTGGGTTGGATGCTGGAATGGTTCGACAGTCTGGATCTGACGGGCGTTGTTCTGTTTTGTCAGGACTGGGGCGGGTTAATCGGATTGCGGCTTGTTGCCGCCCGGCCCGAGCGATTCTCCGCCGTCGTAGCCGGCAATACGATGCTGCCGACCGGTCAGGGAACGCCGAGCGAGGCTTTTCTGCAATGGCAGCAATTCTCGCAGACCGTCCCTGAATTTCCGACAGGTAAAATTCTTCAGGGGGCGACCGTGCGTGAGCTCAGCGAAGCCGAGGTCGCGGCCTATGACGCGCCTTACCCAAATGAGGTCTATAAGGCTGGCGCCCGCATATTCCCCGCCCTGGTACCCACCGCAGAGGATAATCCGGGCGCGGCGGATAACCGCCAGGCTTGGACGGTACTCTCGCAATGGGAGAAGCCGTTTGTGACATGCTTTTCCGATCAGGACCCTGTCACCAAGGGAGGCGATGCAATCTTCCAGAAGCGCGTTCCAGGGACGAAAGATCAGCCGCACCGCGTGATTAAAGGTGGCGGGCACTTTCTTCAGGAGGATAAGCCCGACGAACTCGCCGCGCTTATTCTCGATGTGGCCAGCAAGCTCTGA